From the genome of Stigmatella aurantiaca, one region includes:
- the pilM gene encoding pilus assembly protein PilM, protein MARILGLDLGSYAVKGVLFESNMRGYATKAYAEVRRAEGDRTETLKAALQELMANPALQADQVIVALPGPALMTHTFTLPFGDPKRIEAALPFEVESQLPFDLSDVVFDYQVTGQKDNKTASDVLVGVVRKEELSSLLGTLTGLNITPRIVTHPGITYQNLFLQLPTAFEGLDAAEAVAVVDIGHERTTVAIGRPGVGLEFARTFSGGGKDLSRALATEFQTPLPEAHQWKEVHGAMASVAAANGPDAERAAGAFLRGLQPILRELRPTFKSFTARSRRQVGAVVLCGGTARMPGLAEQLGRELHMPSRVLSLPNEASSAVPAEAQPQAAQAYSLALRGQASGAKAPRFNLRRGEFAFKGDYDYVKDKVGLLASFAATILLLLIASNVVRNSVLARREAQVDALLCATTQRILGTCETNYDRALNLLRGVESPAAALPQQSAINLLAEVTQRIPAEVPVKLDRIQIDLERIILQGETDSSKEIDTLTTALKGHRCFKEVNPGKVEKTRDGTKVSFRLDIQVQCPNQPVVES, encoded by the coding sequence ATGGCCCGGATTCTCGGCCTGGACCTCGGCAGCTACGCCGTGAAGGGCGTGCTGTTCGAGTCGAACATGAGGGGATACGCCACCAAGGCCTACGCCGAGGTGCGCCGCGCGGAGGGAGACCGGACCGAGACGCTGAAGGCGGCCCTGCAGGAGCTGATGGCCAACCCCGCGCTCCAGGCCGACCAGGTCATCGTCGCCCTGCCCGGCCCCGCGCTGATGACGCACACCTTCACCCTGCCCTTCGGTGACCCGAAGCGCATCGAGGCCGCCCTGCCCTTCGAGGTGGAGAGCCAGCTGCCCTTCGACTTGTCGGACGTCGTCTTCGACTACCAGGTGACGGGCCAGAAGGACAACAAGACGGCCAGCGACGTGCTGGTGGGCGTGGTGCGCAAGGAGGAGCTGTCCTCGCTGCTGGGGACGCTCACCGGGCTGAACATCACCCCGCGCATCGTCACCCACCCGGGCATCACCTACCAGAACCTCTTCCTCCAGCTCCCCACGGCCTTCGAGGGGCTGGACGCGGCGGAGGCGGTGGCCGTGGTGGACATTGGCCACGAGCGCACCACGGTGGCCATTGGCCGGCCGGGGGTGGGGCTGGAGTTCGCCCGCACCTTCTCCGGGGGCGGCAAGGACCTGAGCCGCGCGCTGGCCACCGAGTTCCAGACGCCACTGCCCGAGGCGCACCAGTGGAAAGAGGTGCACGGGGCGATGGCCAGCGTGGCCGCGGCGAACGGGCCGGACGCCGAGCGCGCCGCCGGGGCCTTCCTCCGGGGGCTCCAGCCGATCCTCCGGGAGCTGCGCCCCACCTTCAAGTCCTTCACGGCGCGCAGCCGGCGCCAGGTGGGCGCCGTGGTGCTGTGCGGCGGCACCGCGCGCATGCCGGGGCTCGCCGAGCAGCTCGGCCGGGAGCTGCACATGCCCTCGCGGGTGCTCAGCCTGCCCAACGAGGCGAGCTCGGCGGTGCCCGCCGAGGCCCAGCCCCAGGCGGCCCAGGCGTACTCGCTGGCGCTGCGCGGCCAGGCCTCTGGCGCCAAGGCGCCCCGCTTCAACCTGCGGCGTGGCGAGTTCGCCTTCAAGGGCGACTATGACTACGTGAAGGACAAGGTGGGGCTGCTGGCCTCCTTCGCCGCGACGATCCTGCTGCTGCTCATCGCCAGCAACGTGGTGCGCAACTCGGTGCTCGCGCGGCGCGAGGCCCAGGTGGACGCGCTGCTGTGCGCCACCACCCAGCGCATCCTCGGCACGTGCGAGACGAACTACGACCGCGCGCTCAACCTGCTGCGCGGCGTGGAGAGCCCCGCCGCGGCCCTGCCCCAGCAGTCGGCCATCAACCTGCTGGCGGAAGTCACCCAGCGCATCCCCGCCGAGGTGCCGGTGAAGCTGGACCGCATCCAGATCGACCTGGAGCGCATCATCCTCCAGGGCGAAACGGACAGCTCCAAGGAGATCGACACGCTGACGACCGCGCTCAAGGGCCACCGCTGCTTCAAGGAAGTCAACCCGGGCAAGGTGGAGAAGACGCGCGACGGCACCAAGGTCTCCTTCCGCCTGGACATCCAGGTGCAGTGCCCCAACCAGCCCGTCGTGGAGAGCTAA
- a CDS encoding general secretion pathway protein GspK, giving the protein MRGHFSQKASRAQRTRGVALIIAVVSITLLTVVATEFAYNTRVDLQLAANQRDEVRAFYMARSGIALGRLLLRFQRQVDQTPIPNLGGMMQAALGGAAPAAGTPSASSLNIQLWKLARVDCHMLKGLVNSDTSAEGAPAQDSNFQMDEDEGEGEGAELSAAPIRRSFGGFEGCFLASISDEEEKLNVHRLSSLATDALPTAARMMDLFGDKRFEFLFEKEDSNKVRVTPKDVVIALKDWVDEDEGQSGLNLVDPVNPFASGFADEGMHYDRFEPRYEPKNARFDSLDELYRVHGVTDRFMAAFRDRLTVYPDINSRPNINTDDPMMMYMAILSVADQTKPDPRLQDPVFIQELITQIRTARMFSFMGMSVADFVNIVAAAGVPINPSVNPSVNRNAANNNRLVGDKSQTFTIKSVGEAGSVQKTLTAVVRLDDTLGRLLYWREE; this is encoded by the coding sequence ATGCGCGGACACTTCTCCCAGAAGGCCTCCAGGGCCCAGCGCACGCGCGGCGTGGCGCTCATCATCGCCGTCGTCTCCATCACCCTGCTCACGGTGGTGGCCACCGAGTTCGCCTACAACACGCGGGTGGACCTGCAGCTGGCGGCCAACCAGCGCGACGAGGTGCGGGCCTTCTACATGGCGCGCTCCGGCATCGCGCTCGGCCGGCTCCTCCTGCGCTTCCAGCGGCAGGTGGACCAGACGCCCATTCCGAACCTCGGCGGGATGATGCAGGCGGCCCTGGGCGGCGCCGCGCCCGCCGCGGGCACGCCGAGCGCCTCCTCGCTCAACATCCAGCTCTGGAAGCTGGCGCGTGTGGACTGCCACATGCTCAAGGGGCTGGTGAACAGCGACACCTCCGCGGAGGGCGCGCCCGCCCAGGACTCGAACTTCCAGATGGACGAGGACGAGGGCGAGGGCGAGGGCGCGGAGCTGTCCGCGGCCCCCATCCGGCGCTCCTTCGGCGGCTTCGAGGGCTGCTTCCTCGCGAGCATCAGCGACGAGGAGGAGAAGCTCAACGTGCACCGGCTCTCGTCGCTGGCCACGGATGCGCTGCCCACCGCGGCGCGCATGATGGACCTGTTTGGCGACAAGCGCTTCGAGTTCCTCTTCGAGAAGGAGGACTCCAACAAGGTGCGCGTCACGCCCAAGGACGTCGTCATCGCGCTCAAGGACTGGGTGGACGAGGACGAGGGACAGTCGGGCCTCAACCTGGTGGACCCCGTCAACCCGTTCGCCTCCGGCTTCGCCGACGAGGGCATGCACTACGACCGGTTCGAGCCGCGCTACGAGCCGAAGAACGCCCGCTTCGACAGCCTGGATGAGCTCTACCGGGTGCATGGGGTGACGGACCGCTTCATGGCCGCGTTCCGCGACCGGCTCACCGTCTACCCGGACATCAACTCCCGGCCCAACATCAACACGGATGATCCGATGATGATGTACATGGCCATCCTGTCCGTGGCGGATCAGACGAAGCCAGACCCGCGGCTGCAGGATCCGGTGTTCATCCAGGAGCTGATTACCCAGATTCGTACCGCGCGCATGTTCAGCTTCATGGGCATGTCCGTGGCGGACTTCGTCAACATCGTCGCCGCCGCCGGGGTGCCCATCAACCCGAGCGTCAACCCCTCGGTGAACCGCAACGCGGCGAACAACAACCGGCTCGTGGGTGACAAGAGCCAGACTTTCACCATCAAATCCGTGGGAGAGGCGGGCAGCGTCCAGAAGACGCTCACCGCCGTGGTCCGGCTCGACGACACGCTCGGCCGGCTCCTGTACTGGAGAGAGGAATAA
- a CDS encoding type II secretion system protein GspJ: MRRALRGFTLMEVMVAVAITALIGTIVSMAFQTGFRAKELVEGEAERYRMVRIALNRMAREVGSAFVSDRYDPKRYRDANDRPTNFVGEEDRLLFTTFSHQRLYTDSKESDQAVVEYFVENSTEKTARGRQDLKRRVNPNIGERMDRGGTTDVLFEGVKKVEFAYWDSERKEWEDEWDTRRNERKSILPTRVRITVTALDENGKEARYTTQARIMLNTELPRF, encoded by the coding sequence ATGAGGCGCGCGCTCCGGGGCTTCACGCTGATGGAGGTGATGGTGGCGGTGGCCATCACCGCGCTCATCGGCACCATCGTGTCCATGGCCTTCCAGACGGGCTTCCGCGCCAAGGAGCTGGTGGAGGGCGAGGCGGAGCGCTACCGCATGGTGCGCATCGCACTCAACCGCATGGCGCGCGAGGTGGGCTCGGCGTTCGTCAGCGACCGGTATGATCCCAAGCGCTACCGGGACGCCAACGACCGGCCCACCAACTTCGTGGGCGAGGAGGACCGGCTGCTGTTCACCACCTTCTCGCACCAGCGCCTCTACACGGACTCCAAGGAGTCCGACCAGGCGGTGGTGGAGTACTTCGTGGAGAACTCCACGGAGAAGACGGCACGGGGCCGGCAGGACCTGAAGCGGCGGGTAAACCCCAACATCGGCGAGCGGATGGACCGCGGGGGCACCACGGACGTGCTCTTCGAGGGCGTGAAGAAGGTGGAGTTCGCCTACTGGGACTCCGAGCGCAAGGAGTGGGAGGACGAGTGGGACACGCGCCGCAATGAGCGCAAGTCCATCCTGCCCACCCGGGTGCGCATCACCGTGACGGCCCTGGACGAAAACGGCAAGGAAGCGCGTTACACCACCCAGGCCCGGATCATGTTGAACACGGAGCTGCCGAGGTTCTGA
- a CDS encoding prepilin-type N-terminal cleavage/methylation domain-containing protein, which produces MKRTRGFTLLETVVALAILALALMAIFDLNSGAVSNHVYSKHLTVASLLARSKMTDLEQQLYDDGFSVDDDEESGDFSEEGWPRFKWRAKIIAPKTDGVSPDQLIGAIFNLPIGDMGDLGGLGAMFGGSSGKDGQGTNLPSGQTPAGGGMAGMAMGMAQPMFTQMVDQLTKAVREVHLTVTWKEGNQVESIDVVTHMVSLGPGSDRNGSATGTNPGGTNPGGINPGGINPGGLNPNGNPSLPNQGAIR; this is translated from the coding sequence ATGAAGCGCACCCGCGGCTTCACCCTGCTGGAGACCGTCGTGGCGCTGGCCATCCTGGCCCTGGCGCTCATGGCCATCTTCGATCTCAACTCCGGCGCCGTCTCCAACCACGTCTACAGCAAGCACCTCACGGTGGCCTCGCTCCTGGCCCGCTCGAAGATGACGGACCTGGAGCAGCAGCTCTACGACGACGGCTTCTCCGTGGACGATGACGAGGAGTCCGGCGACTTCTCCGAGGAGGGCTGGCCCCGCTTCAAGTGGCGCGCGAAGATCATCGCGCCCAAGACGGACGGCGTCTCGCCCGACCAGCTCATCGGCGCCATCTTCAACCTGCCCATCGGTGACATGGGAGACCTGGGCGGCCTGGGCGCCATGTTTGGTGGCTCCTCGGGCAAGGACGGCCAGGGCACCAACCTGCCCAGTGGCCAGACGCCGGCCGGCGGGGGCATGGCGGGCATGGCCATGGGCATGGCGCAGCCCATGTTCACCCAGATGGTGGACCAGCTCACCAAGGCCGTGCGCGAGGTGCACCTCACCGTCACCTGGAAGGAAGGCAACCAGGTGGAGAGCATCGACGTGGTGACGCACATGGTGTCGCTGGGGCCGGGCTCGGACCGCAACGGCAGCGCCACGGGCACCAACCCGGGCGGCACCAACCCCGGTGGCATCAATCCGGGCGGCATCAATCCGGGTGGACTCAACCCGAATGGCAATCCCTCCTTGCCGAACCAGGGGGCCATCCGATGA
- a CDS encoding pilus assembly FimT family protein has translation MRRAERGLTLIEIAIALLIAAVLFSAVVTSVGAITGSKAKAAAAELAGIIRSLYDTAALSGKTCRLVFELPNPKSEEVVRYHAECAAGGVTTARDRDEALKTENRSREDEARYGADERRNFTSSNSGGAPSLQELMAQEQNRVEEAARFSSYTSEELAPRELPSSVSLSVWTRQQKEPVDEGVAYLYFFPQGYTEKAQVYVRQGDNVWTLSLSPLTGKVMVAGEELEVPKS, from the coding sequence ATGAGACGTGCAGAGCGCGGGCTGACGCTCATCGAGATCGCCATCGCGCTGCTCATCGCCGCGGTGCTCTTCTCCGCGGTGGTGACGAGCGTGGGCGCCATCACCGGCAGCAAGGCCAAGGCGGCCGCGGCGGAGCTCGCGGGCATCATCCGCTCGCTCTACGACACGGCCGCGCTGTCGGGAAAGACGTGCCGGTTGGTGTTCGAGCTGCCCAACCCCAAGAGCGAGGAGGTGGTGCGCTACCACGCCGAGTGCGCCGCGGGCGGCGTCACCACGGCGCGCGACCGGGACGAGGCCCTCAAGACGGAGAACCGCTCGCGCGAGGACGAGGCCCGCTACGGCGCCGACGAGCGGCGCAACTTCACCTCCTCCAACAGCGGCGGGGCCCCGAGCCTCCAGGAGCTGATGGCGCAGGAGCAGAACCGGGTGGAGGAGGCGGCGCGCTTCTCCAGCTACACCAGCGAGGAGCTGGCGCCGCGGGAGCTGCCCAGCAGCGTGAGCCTCTCGGTGTGGACGCGCCAGCAGAAGGAGCCGGTGGACGAGGGCGTGGCCTACCTCTACTTCTTCCCCCAGGGCTACACGGAGAAGGCCCAGGTGTACGTGCGCCAGGGGGACAACGTCTGGACGCTCAGCCTCTCGCCACTCACCGGCAAGGTGATGGTGGCGGGCGAGGAGCTGGAGGTGCCCAAGTCATGA